Genomic window (Vigna unguiculata cultivar IT97K-499-35 chromosome 10, ASM411807v1, whole genome shotgun sequence):
actatactGGATTTCGTGATCGGATATACCAGTTGAAATAAGTTTTGTACAATTCCCTAAATATTGATATCgatcttttcttttcaaatttttatggattttttttataattttattttattttatgtttgaattttttatatttatgtgtttttatttaatttcataattttatatttattaaaaacaaatcaaaattaatttataaaaataaaacaaaataacgtaatagataaaaattttattataaaattagtaaacaacatattattataattaataatatctataacaaatttaaaatataaaaaataactataaatttaaaaactaaaaaatttaaactaacataaaaatgaaattgatattgaaattcGTAATATGTCTAATGAAACGgattggaggtgcagggagaaacTCCCAAACTCTTGTGTTGAACATATTTTGTCTGATGTGGGCCTTGGATCCACAACCTCTGTGCATGATTTAATCATGAGGTACATTTGGCTAATCATTCTTTTACCTCgcttttaattcaataaaaaaatataaaaaatttaaaaaattagcgCTTTCTATTAACTGTGAACAATAATCACCTTCAAACTAATACGATATAAATGTATTGTTTACTAAAtagaatttaataaatattatttactaaatttatgGACAAAAACGTATTCATCGTAAAtgtaattcattatttatttttgtattcactatattatttttaaactactttatagttttttttcaaataattattctagatatattataaataatatagtttattttgGGACATAGTAATtttagttttccttttatatatttatctaaaaaatttGTCTCTTTTTTTCTTACTCTATTTTCTATAACCTATtattttagtctaatttttatttaatagaatCTTACATCTAAAATATTCATTTAGagtataatgaaaaaaataatgtaattacttaaaatgtaaacaaaacAATTACTTGATTTTGTTAAATAACACTTTATTTTGTGCAAACttgttctttttaaaataaggaTTTTTTTGATTGAATTATATGAGGATTAGATTTAATACGTgagaaagtaaaacaaaaatcttgctaacttttttaatttgactaattatatgttttCTATCTCTTtggatatatttttaaactttatttgattattttatttaaatgtataactttctttgaaaaaaaaatgtaaaagtcaATTTATTTAGGTTAAGAGAAATTATGTTAAAGCAAAAGTAAAGTCAATGTATTGGAAGCTTTTTATTAGTTCTTGTATATTTTCTTCaaagtaattataatttcaaacatcttttctttttattcaactTCATACCTATCTCCTTTtcacaaaatatcatttttcatatatctaaacaaaaataattatatatttttgtaacatatttaatgaaaatttatacCTCAAATATTTAAGAAcacattttaacaaataaaattcgATTGATcaacataatattaataaataaaaaataagtttaatcaGTTGATTatactaaaaattaatatattttaattttcaagagaAAACATGTAAGAATATTCTTTTGATATTGATATTAGTTAAAAAcagttttagttaaattttaagtatctttaattaagtgtttattagaaaatttattatgttgagcattaaaagaaaatttatattttatattttattttattcttagcACGTGATTGATACTCTTCTCTGAAAACaagttaacaaaaaaattaaaacaaaataaataaataaagataaaaaaatcgGTAAATTAGAGATAAAAAACATTGCATCATCTCATcaataacaaaaatcaaataagaatagacagatagaaataaaacaaaacatctTTTAGGGTGTGTTCCTTTGTGTAGATGGAGATgggggagagtgtgaagatggatttgtATAGATTTAGGTGGAtgaatatttgtgttttttttagtggatttagagggtaaagtgagtggatttggagataatttttatgaaagttagtgaaagatttgattgatgtgatagataaaattatatgttaaaatagatatatttattaagttaccataatacccttgtgtaaaaaaaagaatgattttgtaatttgatgttataaaaataattatcattaattaatacgaattaaaaaaaatattaaaattatataaaattttaaaataaaaaaaattaaatttttatgaatgtaaaaaaaagttaaaaaaattaaaaaaaaagtcaaaagaaGTTAagaaaaacgtaaaaaaaaaaagaaaatcaacgACACCGGTGTCGTAACCGGTGTCGCcccttatttttaaaaacaagaCACCGATTACGTAACCGGTACCATGACTCCTCACTAACACAACACCGGTGTCACCGGTGCCAACCCCAACACCACAACACCTCACCACCACCGCGACAACCTCGCTCACCACCATCCACTCACCACCCCAACACTTGTTGCCCCTGCAACACTGACAACACCGGTACATTCACAAACTTCACGCAATAACGACAGAAAGGGCAAAATCGAGAATAAACGCTCCTTACTCTGTAACTGCTCATCAGATGGTGGATGAAAAAAATGATACATCTCTTAAATCCGCACTCGGTAATCAGTTCAAATTCATACAatgaaatacattatttttattatttttatgaatcgCACTCCCTAATTGATTTCAAGAGTACCATCTTTCCAAACGAACAGCTCTTAcaaatttaatagaataaattttcttaacaacagttaaataaaaaataccaaaactTCCAGAGTTactacaaattaattaagatgaacaaaaaaaaaatctgcgTGGGAAGCCACGTCCATCCATGTGACAAGGCCATGCACGCCACCTGCTTGTGTTTATGCAAACTGTTACACGCAAGAAAAACCCAGTGGCCATGTGGACTGTACTCCAAATTCCAAACCCTAAACGCCAATTCCTTTCTCTGCTGCTGCCATGCCCACCCTCCAAAATCAGTAATGCTACCTTCACAAGCAAAGCCCTTTTAAGATCATCTTCCTTCAAATCATACTCAAACATCACAACCAATTGCTTAAACATGCACCACTTTCATTCATCATATAATCTCCTACCAACTTATCACTATTACATTTTTGGTTTTATGACTCAATTTGTTGATTAAATATGTtctttatcttaaatttttataaaattttaatatatttttattctcaaactttcaaaataaatatatataatattttaattcaattacatTCATTCTTTTgtgttataaaaattaacataattaaactaaaaaagttaataaaaataatttcaattgcACTCCAGAAAACTAAAGtcatatatatgattaaaaaaatcaatcatgGGATCTTTGAAAATGACTTCTACTAGCCCATGCATCacttacaaatatattattataaattatcatcAAAGTTTTTATGTTATAATCTTAAAATACTACAacgtaattattttttgttgatatttttgtatatagCAACATGGCAGTTCCTGCTGGCCATTATTATTCGCTGATGCCACACTTAATATTATAATTCCTCAAATTAAAGACTTGCATTAACCCTATTTCATTATTAAACTAACCATCAATCATCAAACCTCAATCTTCTCCCAAAGgtacattaagataactaacaaaaaatgttacatcagataactaaaaaaatgttacaacaGCAAATTATATTCAAGACAAATGctgttttgaaagaaaaatatttgagtttaTAACCAAATGCATGCGAGCTgataacaaaaaaatcaaatgcaTGCGTTGATTTAAAATTTCGTGCATTTTTTTACTcagatattttcatttttcacagATTTGTCTGGTAGAGCAGAGAAGAAATAATAAAGagaagtgaaataaaatacGTATTTTCATAAtgtatgtaagaaaaaaaaaaatctgtaaaAGAGATATTTGTGTGATCCTCacgaaaaaatattatatttcagcACAGAAACTTCCAATATGAAATTACAAAACTTTCTTCAGACATCACTTCAAATCAATATTGTTATTTCtaatcttcttcttttctcagTAGATGCTACACTATTTCCATGAAAGCAAatgaatcataaaaaaattaaatgaaaagaatgtacttttttttttcaaacaaactatgttgtttttatcttttttatactattattttttatttttaattgttttctttatttcactCCAAAAACATAACCTATTATGAACTTACAAAAACAACAGTTTGATGTAAAAAAACTTGCGTTTCCCCAAAGATGCGTTGCTATTATTTTAAGTCAACCCTTGTGTCTATCAATGTCACTCACATCACAAATTTTATGCTTCCCATTCCTATTTATAAGCATCAAACAGACAACCTTAGTAAAAAAACTCTAACTTAACCCTTTTGCGTTTCTCTCGCTCTCTTCTCCATGCTCGCTCTTACCATTCCTATGGCCGTCGATCACCGACCGTCTCCGTCTTCGTTGCCGTGGCAGCCCCGCCGCAGGCTCTCCCTGCTCCGCCGGCGGAAGGTTCAGACAGTGCGGCTGGGCGCCAAGAAGCCACGCCGCCGAATTTTCGGGCTACTTAAGATGTTTCGAAAGATGCGTTTAAGGTGGCTGAAGTTGCAATACTTTCGCATGTTGAAGAGGCTGAAAGAACACTACCGAAACCTCGTTAAGGATCTTGTCGAAGCTGGGTCCACCATTGAAACCTTTCAGCAACGTCTTTTCATGGAAAGCACTTTTGCAATTCCCGTTGGGCTTAACTTGTCTACCTACCCTTCTCGTCTTGGATCAGATCGTTCACGAAGCATCTTCATGTAaagttctttcttttttcttttttcttttaaaactttctctctaatttcttttatcatatgTGTATTTATATTGGAAGATACAGTATAAGGAAATAAGTTCCTTGTATTTGTATCCTTCCATTTGTattattcttgaaaaaaaaaattcctctttttctcttcttctttggtTATTGATTTTACTTTTGACAAACTTGTGAAAAGAGGAGTTCGATTCCAATAAATTATGTtcgtaattaataataataaatgcatctgtttaatcttattttcagttcttttttaactaaataatttGTCATCATGTAAAAGTTTTTCAGGGTTATTAATAActctttaatttattacaattatatatgaaaaatccCTCACATATATAATGGGATTTTTAAGGTATTCTTATTTACTTGTATGAAATAAGAGAATATGTAtgaaatgtttaaataaaaatgaaatgaagaaactgttttgtctttaaaacaaggTATTcgtaaaacatttttttagcaccttaattaattataattatcgCTTTAATTTGATGTGTATGAATATTGGCTCCAGCTCATGATTGCTGCAACAATCAATGTTTCAGAAGTGGTGTCGTTAAGGTATATATTATTCTCCAAAATATAAATGGTGGATTGTGATATGTGTTGTTCAACTTATTCTCTTTGACTATGGAAAATAACATATTGAGGAAGAAACATGgctcttaattttaaaattgcaaCAAAGCCGAATGATGTTTTCTTAGGCCCTGTTTGCCACATTGGATACGAAAGTAAAACAATAAACATATTGagtatattttcattaatatttttaattaaaatcgacttatcattttcataactaCTATAGATACTAAAAACAAATGTGAACACTATGCTATAATAGACAAATAGTATAATGAACATCATGATATTTGGAAGacacaacacaaaaaacaatacagaaaaattaagtaaaaaaattaaattcatattttttcatgctatatttataaaataccaTAGTTATTTTATAACCCCTATATCGGTGAgatgattcaattgaaaaatcaacattccatcaatttttttttttcgaaaaataGGAAATTTCAATATAGGAGAATTACATTAAATTCAATGAAATATTCCGTATATAGCTTCTAAGAAAATACGGTTTATATACATGTTTTGGAATTTAAGCTATGAAATTAAGTCAAATTGAACTAatgttttaaaacaatattataaatttacattaattaattaaaatgaatttcactaactaaatatgaataaaaaatccGAAACGTATTAAGAGGTAGTGTTGAATACACACAAAAGATGAGTTTGTATGTTACAAACACACCCTACCTCCACAATTAGTTCTGAGACACgctaccaaaagaaaatttattaattttagtaatacAATCCAATGATctgaatatattattatttatacaatacAGTACTACTATACTGTTAGCAGAGcttaaaaaataggaaaaataaaaaaattatcgtCAGCACATGCGTCACTCCTCTATGACTATTTAACAGTGGACATAACAAAGGCAACAATGGATCAGAataatcttttcttttcatctcaAACAAATATTACTTCCCTTGTTCTTAAATATACGagattttcttaattttaataaggatactattaaatttttacaTACACTTTACACTTATTATCTTACTTTATCTTGGTTCTTAGTGGATATTCATCAAACGAGTAATATAAAGAAAAgagtagtaaaaaaatattataaaagtaaagagtTTGTTTTGAAGTTATCATCACAACTCAATAGGTCTCTTGGGTGTATAAAAGACTTGGATAGTTATGTGTCATTAgaaggtttgcaatttttgttAGAAGAATTGCAAGATGAAGGGTTTGCAATTTTAATCCACAAAAAATTGCACTATGAAAAGTTTGTAATTTTGGTATACAAAAATTGTACTATGAAAGGTTCACAATTTTAGTCCACAAAAGATTGCTGAGTATTGTGCCTATGCTTGAAGAGATTATTTTTAGTAGGTGATTTTTCAAcattttacaaatacaaaagttaatatttttaatgaccAAAATATTATTAAGCGAGTTGTAATGTGGTCTATGAAAATATTGTTGGAAAGAATGGAGTCTGAAAAAGCATTA
Coding sequences:
- the LOC114167490 gene encoding uncharacterized protein LOC114167490, whose translation is MLALTIPMAVDHRPSPSSLPWQPRRRLSLLRRRKVQTVRLGAKKPRRRIFGLLKMFRKMRLRWLKLQYFRMLKRLKEHYRNLVKDLVEAGSTIETFQQRLFMESTFAIPVGLNLSTYPSRLGSDRSRSIFM